The following coding sequences are from one Triticum dicoccoides isolate Atlit2015 ecotype Zavitan chromosome 4A, WEW_v2.0, whole genome shotgun sequence window:
- the LOC119287329 gene encoding methyl-CpG-binding domain-containing protein 9-like — translation MCPECAAGAVTVQDITRQVSVADGAHLTELATPHFEGLQLNNTTLYDGNNFVPAFGLPHCFSMRQEFPPVDQDFIADGNIEQRSNHTHRRRRDFPKTSALRKFSEKHEFGSSSTSMEPSYFLKATAPSPTEERNPPKPPKFLAENCNRQPHHHSVGLPVQYQDFFITNLGEIDKHACYHNCHQIWPVGFTSYWHDRVTGSLLECEVCDGGSSGPLFKVRRLPCSAFPLPEASTILSQNGARMADTTETKESGSFIRDTANDMDDNIYMIIDIPSETKQDLLSCLTNDTEEKRTSLGCNDIQSSNMMSQILPSNSENAPPSKEANINDQIGEFTFEGTSSSSVWGMISSAMMEACEKMYREHGHLVFSCTHSSENHLLNKGSGCQNFDGPYAPLTRFCSSNGPSIPRVTEKKNDVESTYTLLKNWLYHDRIGLDLEFVQEIVESLPRSRSCINYQFLCNRTEFHSSVTVASGLLLSVHKDGQSNGDTSYHRHGAVTGLHDHAQPSASSIRELPPGRPISHKLQPESAADVFQIWEFLGRFAEIIDLKEVPSYEQLEDELADPWPICASPEETLSKGIQQCRDYSSPMNNSPANASTSHSNSESGLSNNEEIVSVFIPVETSSMKEACVDKLAAKTLGRCTGTVLPGVHLALIKVLFGEVLSKLNIDPKDSKPRRGRKDTENLISTKDFNFDMLTANKLTWPELARRYMLAISSKNGCMDVSNISSRERVKLFRCLHGDGGILCGAVPGVAGMEKDALLLLEAENLICTSLSSEGNKVFMMDYKYSAEVPIADDRTLPDWAKALEPVRKLPTNVGTRIRNCVYEALDQKPPEWARKILEHSISKEVYKANASGPTKKAVLSVLSEACRVIVPQKPENQRNERKTVSISEIILKKCRIALRHVISSDEYKLFRNMLRTILVNSNEYEDQGILGFFGMVPRPLDFRTIDIRLAMGAYCGSWETFFEDVQEVIRNLRTACADRTDIVEMILEFSKSFELHKTEVLDLVQKFDCYLSSENTGSEIHGDLQDILTATTKLPKAPWEYGTCKVCGIDRDDHIVLLCDGCDSEYHIYCLKPPLACIPRGDWFCPPCMLKLEKSHLDQGAQDFKRQRKGAESYAFHGKPSCMLGQRKSHLDQGVQDLEPQRKGPYHDMLIKLAAAVAQKEYWELSTQERIDMLKFLCDEMLNTVLIREHIEKCPEKFNDLQKKFYALNFELKDLKDKEEMRTSYGEMDTLSDQISKVQESIGTVESELNMASLRRDCLGKDSLGRLYCVLGRSGKRPLLVVDGSMLISQEREPPSTSDCKGWNSASVVIYESDEEIRSLVDWLREYDPREKELKRGIQQYWQRQRHLHHQLGNFVLSDPPVSSNGSSNSSEQQLMELPSTKAAAILGKTCRCDCLEPIWPAKHHCTACHETYFTSMEYEDHAGKCNGHVNKKKDSVRPSSTSGSTKPMKSCPYDFEEICRKFATNDSNKEIVKDIGLIGSNGVPSFVPSRAAFIDAPVILNKNKKQDGIPNDDCVSSSLEDCQAMSTQKLLQEGSNSAQDCPAASTSCDENVSKTKEPAPDTDTTSCEEAASSATDKPTRLLAVNGGLVPESSLRPLTGRNSHILKQQKINLLDIEAALPEGAFRASKSQQMRRRSWRSFVKRAESISEMVVATSVLENMIKSEFLNKDWWYWSSFTVAIKTSTVSSLALRIHTLDNCIMYTKEPNTVPPADSTKVVNMGRRGKEPEPSAS, via the exons ATGTGCCCGGAATGTGCGGCAGGAGCCGTCACCGTCCAAGACATCACCAGGCA AGTAAGTGTTGCTGATGGAGCTCATTTGACTGAATTGGCTACTCCACATTTTGAGGGGCTGCAATTGAATAATACAACTCTTTATG ATGGGAATAACTTTGTGCCAGCATTTGGTCTTCCTCATTGTTTTAGCATGAGACAAGAATTTCCTCCCGTGGATCAAGATTTCATTGCTGATGGAAACATAGAACAGAGGTCAAATCACACACACCGCAGGAGAAGAGATTTTCCAAAAACATCAGCATTGCGCAAGTTTTCTGAGAAGCACGAGTTTGGAAGTTCCAGCACTTCTATggagccatcatattttctgaaagCAACAGCCCCGAGTCCTACAGAAGAAAGAAATCCACCAAAGCCTCCAAAATTTCTTGCGGAAAACTGCAACCGTCAACCACATCATCACAGC GTTGGCCTACCTGTTCAATATCAAGATTTCTTCATAACTAACTTGGGAGAAATCGATAAACATGCATGCTACCACAATTGTCACCAGATATGGCCAGTGGGTTTTACATCTTACTGGCATGATAGAGTTACTGGTTCACTGCTTGAGTGTGAGGTGTGTGATGGAGGAAGTTCTGGGCCCTTGTTTAAGGTCAGAAGGTTACCATGTTCAGCATTCCCCCTTCCAGAAGCTTCAACTATTCTCTCCCAGAATGGTGCAAGAATGGCCGATACAACTGAAACAAAGGAAAGTGGCAGTTTTATCAGAGATACTGCTAATGATATGGATGATAATATTTATATGATTATCGATATTCCCTCTGAGACCAAACAAGATTTGTTATCATGTCTTACCAATGATACGGAGGAGAAAAGGACTTCTTTGGGTTGCAATGATATACAGAGTTCAAATATGATGTCACAAATACTACCATCAAATTCTGAGAATGCTCCACCAAGTAAAGAAGCCAATATTAATGACCAAATTGGGGAGTTTACATTTGAGGGAACATCATCCTCTTCAGTATGGGGGATGATTTCTTCTGCTATGATGGAAGCTTGTGAAAAAATGTACAGGGAACATGGGCATCTGGTATTCTCATGCACGCACAGCAGTGAAAATCATTTATTAAACAAGGGGAGTGGATGTCAGAACTTTGATGGTCCTTACGCTCCCCTAACTAGATTTTGCTCGTCCAATGGCCCCAGTATACCACGAGTTACAGAAAAGAAGAATGATGTGGAATCTACTTATACATTACTGAAGAATTGGTTATACCATGATAGAATTGGGCTTGATTTGGAATTTGTTCAAGAAATTGTGGAGTCTCTTCCTAGATCCAGGTCTTGCATAAACTACCAGTTCTTGTGCAATAGGACCGAATTTCACTCTTCTGTGACAGTTGCAAGTGGTTTACTTTTATCTGTGCATAAAGATGGTCAAAGTAATGGAGATACGTCATATCATAGACATGGTGCGGTGACTGGGCTACATGATCATGCTCAGCCCAGCGCTTCTAGCATCCGCGAGCTACCTCCAGGACGTCCTATTAGCCATAAACTTCAACCAGAATCGGCGGCAGATGTTTTCCAG ATATGGGAGTTCTTGGGGCGCTTTGCCGAAATCATTGATCTCAAAGAAGTGCCTTCATACGAACAATTAGAAGATGAACTTGCTGACCCATGGCCAATTTGTGCAAGTCCGGAAGAAACACTGTCAAAGGGCATTCAACAATGTAGGGATTACTCTTCACCAATGAATAATTCCCCTGCAAATGCTTCTACATCACATTCAAATAGTGAATCTGGTCTCTCCAATAATGAAGAGATTGTGTCTGTATTTATTCCTGTTGAAACTTCCTCTATGAAGGAAGCTTGTGTAGATAAATTGGCAGCCAAGACACTTGGGAGGTGCACTGGTACAGTATTGCCTGGGGTTCATCTTGCACTCATtaaggttctttttggtgaggtatTATCAAAGCTGAACATTGACCCGAAAGATTCAAAACCCAGGCGTGGAAGAAAGGACACTGAGAACCTTATTTCAACAAAGGATTTTAACTTTGATATGCTAACTGCTAACAAGTTGACTTGGCCAGAGTTGGCTAGAAGGTATATGTTAGCTATTTCTTCCAAAAATGGGTGCATGGATGTGTCAAATATTTCCAGTCGAGAAAGGGTGAAGTTATTCCGCTGCCTACACGGTGATGGTGGCATATTGTGCGGAGCAGTACCTGGGGTTGCCGGCATGGAGAAGGATGCCCTG CTGCTTCTGGAGGCGGAGAACTTGATATGCACTTCTCTATCAAGTGAAGGAAACAAGGTTTTTATGATGGATTACAAGTATTCTGCTGAGGTGCCTATTGCTGATGATAGAACATTGCCAGATTGGGCAAAAGCACTAGAGCCTGTGAGAAAATTACCGACAAATGTGGGAACGCGAATTAGAAATTGTGTTTATGAAGCTTTGGACCAAAAACCACCAGAATGGGCAAGGAAAATTTTGGAACATTCGATAAGTAAAGAGGTCTACAAGGCTAATGCATCTGGACCAACCAAG AAAGCTGTTTTATCTGTGTTGTCAGAGGCATGCCGTGTAATAGTGCCACAAAAGCCTGAAAACCAAAGAAATGAAAGGAAAACTGTTTCCATCTCAGAGATTATCTTGAAGAAGTGCCGTATTGCTCTGCGCCATGTCATTTCCTCAGATGAATATAAGCTTTTTCGGAATATGCTTAGAACTATTCTAGTGAACTCTAATGAGTATGAGGATCAGGGCATCCTTGGATTTTTTGGTATGGTGCCACGCCCTTTGGACTTCCGCACAATTGATATAAGGTTGGCTATGGGAGCTTACTGTGGGTCCTGGGAGACTTTTTTTGAGGATGTGCAAGAG GTAATCCGTAATCTGCGCACTGCATGTGCAGATCGAACGGATATAGTGGAAATGATTCTGGAATTCTCTAAGAGTTTTGAATTGCATAAGACAGAG GTGCTCGACCTTGTTCAGAAATTTGATTGCTACCTGTCTAGTGAGAATACTGGTTCAGAAATCCATGGGGATCTACAGGATATTCTGACAGCAACAACCAAATTACCTAAAGCTCCATGGGAGTATGGTACTTGCAAAGTGTGTGGGATTGATAGAGACGATCACATTGTTCTCCTGTGTGATGGTTGTGACTCGGAATACCATATTTACTGCTTGAAGCCACCACTAGCTTGTATACCACGAGGAGACTGGTTCTGCCCACCGTGCATGTTAAAGCTGGAGAAGTCACATCTTGACCAAGGTGCTCAGGATTTTAAACGACAACGAAAAGGAGCAGAGTCTTATGCATTTCACGGCAAACCATCGTGCATGTTAGGTCAAAGGAAATCACATCTTGACCAGGGTGTTCAGGATTTGGAACCACAACGGAAAGGACCCTATCATGACATGCTTATTAAGTTAGCTGCAGCAGTGGCACAAAAGGAGTACTGGGAGCTTAGCACACAAGAG AGAATAGATATGCTGAAATTTCTTTGTGATGAAATGCTCAACACAGTCCTGATAAGAGAACATATAGAAAAATGTCCAGAAAAGTTCAATGATCTCCAGAAGAAATTTTATGCTTTGAATTTTGAATTGAAGGATTTGAAAGATAAGGAGGAAATGAGGACTTCATATGGTGAAATGGATACTTTATCGGACCAGATTTCAAAAGTGCAGGAGTCAATTGGCACCGTAGAGTCAGAGCTTAATATGGCATCCCTGAGAAGAGATTGTCTTGGAAAGGATTCCTTGGGTCGATTGTACTGCGTTTTAGGACGATCTGGTAAACGTCCTTTGCTGGTCGTTGATGGAAGCATGCTGATAAGCCAGGAGAGGGAACCACCATCTACTTCTGATTGTAAAGGATGGAATTCTGCATCTGTTGTCATTTATGAATCAGATGAAGAAATCCGTAGTCTTGTTGACTGGCTAAGGGAATACGATCCAAGAGAGAAGGAGCTGAAACGTGGTATCCAACAGTactggcagcggcagcggcatctTCATCACCAGCTGGGTAATTTTGTTCTCAGTGATCCTCCAGTATCATCCAATGGGTCGTCGAACAGCAGCGAGCAGCAGCTTATGGAACTTCCCAGTACCAAGGCTGCAGCAATTTTGGGGAAAACATGCCGCTGCGACTGCTTAGAGCCTATATGGCCTGCTAAACACCACTGCACAGCATGTCATGAGACTTACTTCACGTCAATGGAGTATGAAGATCATGCTGGAAAGTGCAATGGACATGTCAACAAGAAGAAGGATTCTGTTCGTCCTAGCTCCACCTCTGGGTCCACAAAACCGATGAAGTCATGCCCATATGACTTTGAAGAGATTTGCAGAAAATTTGCCACCAATGATTCTAACAAGGAGATAGTGAAGGATATTGGACTTATTGGATCAAACGGAGTTCCGTCTTTTGTCCCTTCACGTGCAGCTTTTATTGATGCTCCAGTCATTCTGAATAAAAACAAAAAGCAAGATGGCATCCCAAATGATGATTGTGTTTCCAGCTCCTTAGAGGATTGCCAGGCAATGTCTACACAAAAGTTATTGCAGGAGGGGTCCAATTCTGCTCAAGATTGTCCTGCAGCTAGTACTTCCTGTGATGAAAATGTGTCAAAAACTAAGGAGCCAGCCCCTGATACCGATACTACTTCCTGTGAGGAAGCAGCATCTTCTGCAACAGACAAGCCAACAAGATTGCTGGCTGTTAATGGTGGCTTGGTTCCGGAGTCATCATTGAGACCTCTTACAGGAAGAAACTCCCATATCCTAAAGCAACAGAAGATCAATTTGCTTGATATAGAAGCAGCGTTGCCTGAGGGAGCTTTCAGAGCCTCAAAGTCTCAACAGATGAGAAGGCGTTCATGGCGTTCATTTGTGAAGCGTGCAGAATCAATATCTGAG ATGGTAGTGGCGACCAGTGTCTTGGAGAATATGATAAAATCCGAATTCCTCAACAAGGATTGGTGGTACTGGTCCTCCTTCACAGTTGCTATCAAGACATCAACTGTATCCTCACTCGCTCTCAGGATCCACACTCTCGACAACTGTATCATGTACACCAAGGAGCCTAACACCGTGCCGCCAGCTGACAGTACAAAGGTTGTCAACATGGGGAGGAGGGGGAAAGAGCCAGAACCATCAGCGTCGTAA